In the Sarcophilus harrisii chromosome 1, mSarHar1.11, whole genome shotgun sequence genome, one interval contains:
- the LOC100928949 gene encoding zinc finger protein 2 homolog — protein MNSTVGRKDAGDTATLNEEMATSSSPQITPLCERDKIPSMEDTRDQETRRRKDTLNPAVSHQNLRWFQRPEVASPQEEELSQIRELCMQWMDPETHGKEDGLDMLVLDQYVIVLPREIMTWVKSQPSENSEEVEILLEDLSQMFEDNVLSSQDSAVSQDQSSAEKGAASMPLPDESQDSVTFKDVAIMFSRKEWWHLQPAQMELYRDVMIENYNNMVSVGLLTSKPELISQLERGEAPWMRSRIVSRGSGAGSENRFVTKESAPRQGIYLKDSSQERFLRDGPSASTLGRALKCEEDRLEKQQDNRERQSGQVTVEQEKTSKVRRPRCNIFRKYFRPGSGLVTKKKVPTGTNLHKYMKHKMTLKQYLDLVKSKMTTPEKKPNFKVRPKTRSYYSNLFKSRRIPPGEKGYKCKACGKTFIYNSSLTRHLRIHTGEKPYKCYECKKSFRRRSFFNLHKRVHTGEKPFKCNECNKAFIRDSSLFKHQIIHTGKKPYKCNECKKAFTQRGLLTEHQRIHTGEKPFKCDVCKKDFSHKSSLIQHQRIHTGERTFKCNICEKAFNQSTRLTEHKRIHTGEKPYKCNKCEKAFTQRTHLNEHQRVHTGEKPYKCSHCEKAFSNSSSLTQHLRIHTGEKPYKCNQCEKAFSQNSSLIIHLRFHSGETPFKCKDCGKAFSRNSSLTRHQKTHSGEKPFKCNECGKAFGRNSSLTDHQKIHTGKKPYKCNDCGISFNQNTRLIEHQRIHTGEKPHKCDLCKKAFRSSSAVLRHQRIHSGE, from the exons ATGAATAGCACAGTGGGGAGGAAAGATGCTGGAGACACAGCAACCTTGAATGAAGAAATGGCCACATCCTCAAGTCCTCAAATTACGCCTCTGTGTGAACGAGATAAGATCCCAAGTATGGAGGATACTAGGGATCAGGAAACAAGAAGACGAAAAGACACATTAAACCCTGCAGTCTCTCATCAGAACTTGAGATGGTTTCAGCGCCCTGAAGTAGCTTCACCTCAGGAGGAGGAACTGAGCCAAATCCGGGAGCTTTGCATGCAGTGGATGGATCCCGAGACTCATGGCAAAGAGGATGGTCTAGATATGTTGGTGCTGGATCAATATGTGATTGTCCTGCCCAGAGAGATCATGACTTGGGTGAAGTCACAGCCTTCAGAAAACAGTGAGGAAGTGGAGATCCTCTTGGAAGATTTGAGCCAGATGTTTGAGGATAACG TTCTATCTTCTCAGGATTCTGCTGTTTCCCAGGATCAGAGCTCTGCAGAAAAGGGAGCAGCTTCTATGCCTCTGCCAGATGAATCCCAG GACTCTGTGACATTTAAGGATGTGGCGATAATGTTCAGTCGAAAAGAATGGTGGCATTTGCAGCCAGCCCAAATGGAGCTGTACAGGGATGTGATGATAGAGAACTACAATAACATGGTCTCTGTGG GGCTTCTTACTTCTAAGCCAGAGCTGATATCCCAGTTGGAGAGAGGGGAAGCGCCATGGATGCGGAGCAGAATTGTCTCTAGAGGTTCTGGTGCAG gttCTGAGAACAGGTTTGTTACAAAAGAATCTGCTCCAAGACAGGGCATTTATTTGAAAGATTCGTCTCAGGAAAGGTTCTTGAGAGATGGTCCCTCTGCCTCTACATTAGGAAGAGCCTTGAAATGTGAGGAGGACAGGTTGGAAAAGCAACAAGACAACCGAGAGAGACAATCTGGTCAAGTAACAGTAGAACAGGAGAAAACTTCAAAAGTGAGAAGACCTAGATGTAATATATTTAGGAAATACTTCAGGCCAGGGTCAGGCCTtgttacaaaaaagaaagttcctACAGGAACAAATCTCCATAAATATATGAAACATAAAATGACCCTCAAACAGTATTTAGATCTCgttaaaagtaaaatgacaacTCCAGAGAAGAAACCCAATTTTAAGGTAAGGCCAAAAACCCGAAGTTATTACTCAAATCTTTTTAAGTCTCGTAGAATACCTCCTGGGGAAAAAGGTTATAAGTGTAAAGCATGCGGGAAAACTTTCATCTACAATTCATCTCTTACTCGACATCTGAGAATCCATACTGGGGAGAAACCCTACAAATGTTATGAATGTAAGAAGAGCTTTAGGCGACGCTCATTTTTTAATCTACATAAGAgagttcatactggagagaaaccttttaagtGTAATGAATGTAATAAAGCTTTCATTCGGGACTCATCCCTTTTTAAACATCAAATAATTCATACTGGAAAGAAACCTTACAAGTGTAATGAATGTAAGAAAGCCTTTACCCAGAGGGGGCTACTTACTGAACATCAGaggattcatactggagagaaaccctttaaaTGTGATGTGTGTAAGAAAGACTTCAGCCACAAATCATCCCTTattcaacatcagagaattcatactggagaaagaACCTTCAAGTGTAACATATGTGAAAAGGCTTTCAACCAGAGCACCCGCCTAACTGAACataaaagaattcatactggagagaaaccatataaGTGTAATAAATGTGAGAAGGCCTTCACTCAAAGAACACATCTCAATGAGCATCAGAgagttcatactggagagaagccctatAAATGTAGTCATTGTGAGAAAGCTTTCAGCAACAGCTCATCCCTTACTCAACATCTTCGAATTCATACCGGAGAGAAACCatataaatgtaatcagtgtgagAAGGCCTTCAGTCAGAACTCATCCCTTATCATACACCTGAGATTCCATAGTGGGGAGACACCTTTTAAATGTAAGGACTGTGGGAAGGCCTTCAGCCGTAACTCATCCCTTACAAGGCATCAGAAAACACATAGTGGAGAGAAACCTTTcaagtgtaatgaatgtgggaaagcctttggTCGGAACTCATCCCTTACCGAccatcagaaaattcatactggaaaGAAACCTTATAAGTGTAATGACTGTGGAATATCCTTCAATCAGAATACTCGCCTTATTGAACATCAGAGAAtacatactggagagaaaccccaCAAATGTGATCTGTGTAAGAAAGCCTTCAGAAGTAGTTCAGCTGTTCTCaggcatcagagaattcatagtGGAGAATAA